A portion of the Rubritalea squalenifaciens DSM 18772 genome contains these proteins:
- a CDS encoding transporter, translated as MKQIAMVALATTLVTAAHAQDSKNPLSCCIPVQTSARPDAHAPIGVMGDHVHKQGEWMFSYRYMFMAMDGHRDGNNSLTSSEVYDRGYTGAGTSMDMQMHMLGIMYAPTDKLTLMSMFNYVRKDMDMDMAPMMMGGMHSMHSMSHSGSHSSEGLGDTSLTALYSLYSDNTQSLHLTLGLVLPTADVDEKQDGMYLPYGMQLGGGTWDGILGLTYQQHLETFSWGVQASTRTVLEEDNESGFAYGDSYSLTSWIATPVTESLSLSARLNYSYQEDIQGHYNGMHHHSAPQHFQENYGGHVLEAGLGANFIFQEGSFKGHRLAVEALIPIYQEANGIGMNREFSVMLGWQKAF; from the coding sequence ATGAAACAAATCGCTATGGTAGCCCTCGCTACCACCCTCGTTACTGCCGCTCACGCCCAAGACAGCAAGAATCCTCTGAGCTGCTGCATTCCGGTTCAGACATCCGCCCGCCCAGACGCCCACGCCCCTATCGGAGTCATGGGTGACCACGTCCACAAACAGGGGGAATGGATGTTCTCCTACCGCTATATGTTCATGGCCATGGATGGCCACCGTGACGGCAACAACTCCCTCACCTCCAGCGAGGTCTACGACAGAGGCTACACGGGAGCGGGCACCAGCATGGACATGCAGATGCACATGCTCGGCATCATGTATGCCCCTACCGACAAACTCACCCTGATGAGCATGTTTAACTACGTCCGCAAAGACATGGATATGGACATGGCTCCCATGATGATGGGCGGCATGCACTCCATGCATTCCATGAGCCACAGCGGCAGCCACTCCAGTGAAGGCCTTGGAGACACCTCCCTCACTGCCCTCTACAGCCTCTACTCGGATAACACCCAGAGCCTGCACCTGACACTCGGTCTCGTACTCCCCACTGCTGACGTGGATGAAAAACAGGATGGTATGTACCTACCTTACGGCATGCAGCTTGGCGGAGGCACCTGGGATGGCATCCTCGGGCTGACCTACCAGCAACACCTCGAAACCTTCTCCTGGGGTGTGCAGGCAAGCACCCGCACCGTTCTTGAGGAAGACAATGAGAGTGGCTTTGCCTATGGTGACAGCTACAGCCTGACCTCATGGATCGCCACGCCTGTCACAGAGTCACTGAGTCTCTCCGCCCGTTTGAACTACAGTTATCAAGAAGACATCCAGGGCCATTATAACGGCATGCACCATCACTCGGCCCCTCAGCATTTCCAAGAAAACTACGGCGGTCATGTGCTGGAAGCTGGCCTTGGCGCTAACTTCATCTTCCAGGAAGGAAGCTTCAAAGGCCATCGCCTAGCGGTAGAGGCGCTCATCCCAATCTATCAAGAAGCCAACGGCATCGGCATGAACCGCGAGTTCAGCGTGATGCTTGGCTGGCAGAAAGCCTTCTAG
- a CDS encoding DUF502 domain-containing protein — protein MNKDPEKHHTFDGPSMDQVKNTGRSLLAGLAALVPFIGTIWLLVIVYRIMLKAGDLMILGVMKFVSLLIGQPKAYETWHVDFYGSNLLRFLLPIILTALVGIAVLNKPGKRVLHWMNELVQKIPVIGFIYSALVQFVDAVRGLGDDRKFKSVVYIEYPSPGCRLIGFVTGNFHDEQKGNDVTSVFIPTSPNPMTGFMLIVDDDKVIPCDMSIERATKMILSAGLVTPDHLGDAVRVNDAPPPKVEEGAPEKEDTSSGA, from the coding sequence ATGAATAAAGATCCTGAAAAGCATCATACCTTTGATGGTCCATCCATGGATCAGGTCAAGAATACTGGCCGCAGTCTGCTGGCAGGTCTGGCTGCATTGGTGCCTTTCATAGGCACGATCTGGCTGCTGGTGATCGTGTACCGTATCATGCTCAAGGCTGGAGACCTGATGATCTTGGGGGTGATGAAGTTTGTGAGTCTGCTCATAGGCCAACCCAAAGCCTACGAAACCTGGCACGTCGATTTCTATGGCTCGAATTTGCTGCGCTTCCTACTACCGATCATTCTGACGGCTTTGGTGGGGATCGCCGTGCTCAACAAGCCCGGCAAGCGTGTCCTTCACTGGATGAACGAGCTGGTGCAGAAGATCCCCGTCATAGGATTTATCTACTCAGCCTTGGTGCAGTTCGTCGACGCGGTGAGAGGTCTAGGGGATGACCGTAAATTCAAGAGCGTAGTCTATATCGAGTATCCAAGTCCAGGATGCCGCCTGATCGGCTTTGTGACAGGAAATTTCCATGATGAACAAAAGGGGAATGATGTGACCTCTGTCTTCATTCCCACTAGCCCAAACCCCATGACGGGTTTCATGCTCATCGTGGACGATGACAAGGTGATCCCCTGTGATATGAGCATCGAGAGGGCTACCAAAATGATTCTGTCAGCAGGATTGGTGACGCCGGATCACTTGGGCGACGCGGTCAGAGTGAATGACGCGCCTCCTCCAAAGGTGGAAGAAGGCGCGCCAGAAAAGGAAGATACTTCCTCTGGGGCCTAG
- a CDS encoding 16S rRNA (uracil(1498)-N(3))-methyltransferase translates to MNSLNRYYLPASEWSGDILTLEGDEAHHCVRVLRQKAGDEVIVFDGEGRSVQGVISSASKEAVVIEKQGEEKLSPRGLQLSLCQSIPKGGNMELIVQKAVELGVSSIQPLVTENTVVKADEKKRQKWQRVALEACKQCGQDWMPEVAEIRKFPDWLANSQRSSLSIVAALDPRSREMATVLNDASATGDVELLIGPEGDFSQPEYDAAISGGFEPVSLGNIVLRVETATLYCLSVLRYACGRV, encoded by the coding sequence ATGAACTCACTGAACCGCTATTATCTGCCGGCCTCCGAATGGTCAGGCGATATCCTTACCCTGGAAGGGGACGAGGCGCATCACTGCGTGCGCGTGCTCAGGCAGAAGGCTGGTGATGAGGTGATCGTCTTTGATGGCGAGGGGCGCAGTGTGCAGGGCGTGATCAGCTCTGCTTCCAAAGAGGCGGTCGTCATAGAAAAGCAGGGTGAAGAAAAGCTTTCTCCTCGCGGATTGCAGCTGTCCTTGTGTCAGTCGATTCCCAAAGGCGGGAATATGGAGCTCATCGTTCAGAAGGCGGTGGAGCTTGGTGTCAGCTCTATCCAACCGCTGGTAACTGAAAATACAGTGGTTAAAGCGGATGAGAAGAAGCGCCAGAAATGGCAGCGCGTAGCCCTGGAAGCCTGCAAGCAATGTGGCCAAGATTGGATGCCAGAGGTGGCTGAGATCAGGAAGTTTCCAGACTGGTTAGCGAATAGCCAGAGATCCAGTCTGAGTATTGTAGCTGCGCTGGACCCACGCAGCCGTGAAATGGCCACAGTTCTGAATGATGCCTCAGCTACTGGGGATGTAGAACTTTTAATCGGGCCAGAAGGGGACTTTTCCCAGCCTGAGTATGATGCTGCCATCAGCGGAGGCTTTGAGCCTGTGTCGCTGGGTAACATCGTCTTGCGGGTAGAGACAGCCACCTTGTACTGCCTGAGTGTGCTGCGTTATGCCTGTGGACGGGTGTGA
- a CDS encoding Maf family protein, with amino-acid sequence MKKLILASGSPRRKELLGELGYQFEVVLSPAEEVHDHEMELVELCELNGALKGRAVLEMHPDAVVLAGDTLVYIDETPLGKPKSEQEAVEMLRRLSGKEHSVCSGMCLCEHGREVRFHEVTKVLFKELDDETIREYMRKVDVMDKAGAYAVQEHGEMIIEKLIGDYSNVVGMPQKLVDERLRAFGLKPGA; translated from the coding sequence ATGAAGAAGCTGATACTTGCATCTGGATCGCCGCGACGAAAAGAACTGCTCGGTGAGCTAGGTTACCAATTCGAGGTAGTGCTTTCCCCAGCAGAGGAAGTGCATGACCACGAGATGGAACTGGTAGAGCTGTGTGAGCTGAATGGGGCTCTTAAGGGGAGAGCGGTGCTGGAGATGCATCCAGATGCTGTGGTGCTGGCGGGTGATACCCTAGTATATATTGATGAAACTCCTCTCGGAAAACCGAAGTCTGAGCAAGAGGCTGTAGAAATGCTGCGCCGGCTCTCGGGCAAAGAGCACTCAGTGTGTTCCGGGATGTGCCTTTGTGAGCATGGAAGAGAGGTGAGATTTCATGAAGTGACCAAGGTCCTGTTCAAGGAACTCGATGATGAAACGATCCGTGAATACATGCGCAAGGTCGATGTGATGGATAAGGCTGGGGCCTATGCGGTCCAGGAGCATGGAGAAATGATTATCGAAAAACTGATAGGAGATTACTCCAATGTCGTAGGTATGCCTCAGAAGCTGGTGGACGAAAGATTGCGTGCTTTCGGATTGAAGCCAGGCGCATAA
- a CDS encoding diacylglycerol/lipid kinase family protein, producing the protein MEEEHRYPLLFNPNARSQKGKRALSFIMEHAKDFVLYATRDIDDARNLASKFADKGEPVVLAAGGDGTLNAVVQGLAGSDTALGVLPAGTMNVFAREIGIPVPNLQSSNLNKAMEVIRAGNMREVDLFESNGKPFVQMAGVGFDAQVIEETTNESKKVFGPLAYLMSAVKLLGDTPPKMRVIFKDGREIDGVAVLVGNGSLYGGQVKLFPKADNCDDMLDLIVFKESGYKFVLDSLKGLAGVLDLVGSSVEYLHADDFKVVSDREVPVEVDGEYVGRCHTVEFTPASKKLKVLAPKEPVGGLAQLWKNWQNIPRKLAGEREQKTHDDA; encoded by the coding sequence ATGGAGGAGGAACATCGATATCCTTTGTTGTTTAACCCGAATGCTCGTAGTCAGAAGGGTAAACGTGCTTTGAGTTTTATCATGGAGCACGCGAAGGATTTTGTCCTCTATGCCACCAGAGATATAGATGATGCGCGCAACTTGGCATCAAAGTTTGCTGACAAGGGGGAACCTGTAGTTTTGGCTGCCGGTGGCGACGGTACTTTGAATGCTGTCGTTCAGGGTTTAGCTGGGTCGGATACGGCTCTTGGAGTGCTTCCTGCGGGCACAATGAATGTGTTTGCCCGTGAAATTGGTATCCCTGTTCCTAATTTACAGAGTTCCAACTTGAACAAGGCGATGGAAGTCATTCGTGCAGGAAATATGCGCGAGGTCGATTTGTTTGAGTCCAATGGCAAGCCCTTCGTTCAGATGGCGGGTGTAGGCTTTGACGCGCAGGTTATCGAAGAGACGACCAATGAGTCGAAGAAGGTTTTTGGGCCGCTGGCGTACTTGATGTCTGCGGTGAAGTTGCTTGGTGATACCCCTCCGAAAATGAGGGTGATCTTTAAGGATGGTAGAGAGATTGATGGTGTGGCTGTCTTGGTCGGCAACGGGTCTCTCTATGGAGGTCAGGTGAAGCTCTTCCCCAAAGCTGATAACTGTGATGACATGTTAGACCTGATTGTCTTCAAGGAGTCGGGCTACAAGTTTGTCTTGGACTCGCTGAAGGGACTGGCCGGAGTCTTGGACTTGGTGGGTTCATCTGTGGAGTACCTGCATGCAGACGACTTCAAGGTAGTTTCTGATAGGGAAGTCCCTGTTGAGGTGGATGGGGAATATGTCGGGCGTTGCCACACAGTGGAGTTCACTCCTGCCTCCAAGAAGCTCAAGGTGCTGGCTCCCAAAGAACCGGTGGGTGGCCTGGCTCAGCTCTGGAAGAACTGGCAGAACATTCCCCGCAAGCTGGCGGGTGAGCGCGAGCAAAAGACCCACGATGATGCATAG
- a CDS encoding ecotin family protein, whose translation MKSLVVFLSLFVAVLGVSQADDLDLKKYPQPEKGYTRQVIILPKLEKEETHKVQLLIGKKAMVDSANMARMMGDIKEETLKGWGFPMYKFESDGRIIQTRRGGGKMEERFVDALHDYLIRYNSKLPIVVYVPEGFLVKYRVWSIGDEEIYAKEVNE comes from the coding sequence ATGAAAAGTCTCGTCGTTTTCCTGTCTCTCTTTGTCGCTGTGTTAGGTGTTTCCCAAGCGGATGATCTGGATCTGAAGAAGTACCCCCAACCTGAAAAAGGCTATACGCGACAGGTGATCATCCTGCCTAAGCTGGAGAAGGAAGAAACGCATAAAGTGCAGCTGCTGATTGGCAAGAAGGCTATGGTCGATAGTGCCAATATGGCCAGGATGATGGGCGACATCAAAGAGGAGACTCTGAAGGGCTGGGGCTTTCCCATGTACAAGTTTGAGTCAGACGGACGCATTATCCAGACTCGCCGTGGCGGTGGTAAGATGGAGGAACGGTTCGTGGATGCACTTCATGATTACCTGATTCGCTACAATAGCAAACTTCCTATCGTGGTTTACGTGCCAGAAGGGTTTCTGGTCAAATACCGGGTATGGAGCATCGGGGATGAAGAGATCTATGCTAAGGAAGTGAACGAATAG
- the dnaJ gene encoding molecular chaperone DnaJ, with protein sequence MAKADYYDLLGVSRDADAATIKKAYRKLAIKYHPDKNPDDAEAEAKFKEIGEAYEVLSDEDKRAAYDRYGHAAFEGGMGGGGGGYGGFHDASDIFSQVFGGAFGGGFEEFFGGGGGRRGGRRGSMKQPGSDLRYDLQITLEEAAQGVEKELEIEKDVTCRKCSGKGSNNSSGVKTCTTCGGQGVVTRQAGIFVQQTTCPECRGAGETISDPCDSCHGQGKVEEKTRIKIRIPAGVDTGTRLRSSGNGDAGLRGGPAGDLYVFINVKEHDVFERDGADLHCEVPMPFNVAALGGELKVPTLEGKSSIKIPAGTQGGTTFRLRGKGITDLSSGYKGDLHVTVQVEVPTKLNSDQKDKLRAFTESIGEENSPMQESFFEKAKKFFDF encoded by the coding sequence ATGGCTAAGGCGGATTACTACGACTTGCTTGGCGTCTCCAGAGATGCAGACGCAGCGACGATCAAGAAGGCTTACCGTAAGCTGGCGATCAAATACCATCCGGACAAAAACCCGGACGATGCCGAGGCTGAGGCCAAGTTCAAGGAAATCGGTGAGGCCTACGAGGTGCTCAGTGATGAGGACAAGCGCGCTGCTTATGATCGCTACGGTCACGCTGCCTTCGAAGGTGGCATGGGCGGCGGTGGCGGCGGCTATGGTGGCTTCCACGATGCCTCAGATATTTTCTCCCAAGTCTTCGGCGGTGCCTTCGGTGGCGGTTTCGAAGAGTTCTTCGGCGGTGGTGGTGGAAGACGCGGTGGTCGCCGTGGCTCCATGAAGCAGCCGGGTAGCGATCTGCGCTATGATCTCCAGATCACTCTGGAGGAAGCCGCTCAAGGAGTTGAGAAGGAGCTTGAGATCGAAAAGGATGTCACCTGCCGCAAGTGTAGTGGTAAGGGCTCCAACAATAGCTCTGGGGTCAAGACATGTACGACCTGTGGTGGACAAGGTGTGGTGACTCGTCAGGCTGGCATTTTTGTACAGCAGACCACCTGTCCTGAATGCCGTGGTGCAGGTGAGACGATTTCAGATCCATGTGACTCCTGTCATGGACAAGGCAAGGTGGAAGAAAAGACACGTATCAAGATCCGCATCCCTGCAGGTGTGGATACCGGGACGCGCCTGCGCTCCTCTGGCAATGGTGATGCTGGTCTGAGAGGTGGCCCAGCGGGTGATCTTTATGTGTTCATCAACGTCAAGGAGCACGATGTCTTCGAGCGCGATGGTGCCGACCTCCACTGTGAAGTGCCTATGCCATTCAATGTGGCTGCTCTCGGCGGTGAACTGAAGGTGCCTACTCTGGAGGGCAAGTCCTCCATCAAGATCCCGGCGGGCACTCAGGGGGGGACTACCTTCCGCCTCCGTGGTAAAGGTATCACAGATCTCTCATCCGGCTATAAGGGTGACTTGCATGTGACCGTGCAGGTGGAAGTGCCTACCAAGCTGAATTCTGATCAGAAGGACAAGCTGAGAGCGTTCACCGAGTCTATCGGTGAAGAAAACTCTCCGATGCAGGAATCCTTCTTCGAGAAAGCGAAGAAATTCTTCGATTTCTAA
- a CDS encoding NAD-dependent epimerase/dehydratase family protein encodes MKHLLLVGNGFVGKVAADLFRDYGWKVTTVSRSGNADEVADVSNPESLRALKERIEIPTHLLHCASAGGGGVDSYRFVYLNGCKNLVEIFSGLPLLFTSSTSVYGQTDGSVVTEESPAEPGRETGDLLREAEQVVLDAGGIVVRLAGVYGNGRSYLLKRFLTGEAVMEEDGNRWMNHTHHQDAASGCYHLLAAGTEVYGKIFNLCDSRPMRQRQVYSYLADHFDRPMPPSGPRNTNLKRGWSDKAVCNGRMLKLGWKPKYPCFLDAVDEVAKSLGVSV; translated from the coding sequence ATGAAGCACCTGTTGTTAGTAGGAAACGGATTTGTGGGTAAGGTGGCGGCGGATCTCTTCCGAGACTACGGCTGGAAAGTGACTACGGTTTCTCGCAGTGGTAATGCAGATGAGGTGGCTGATGTGTCTAATCCAGAATCTTTGAGGGCATTGAAGGAGCGGATCGAGATTCCCACGCACCTCCTTCATTGCGCTAGTGCTGGAGGGGGAGGAGTGGATAGCTATCGATTTGTTTATCTGAATGGATGCAAGAATCTGGTAGAGATTTTCTCCGGTTTGCCCCTGCTGTTTACCTCCAGTACCTCGGTTTATGGTCAGACGGATGGTTCTGTAGTGACTGAGGAGAGTCCCGCGGAGCCGGGACGTGAGACCGGAGATCTTTTGCGTGAGGCCGAACAGGTTGTTTTGGACGCCGGAGGGATTGTAGTGCGTCTAGCAGGGGTTTATGGCAATGGACGCTCTTATCTGCTGAAGCGCTTCCTGACTGGAGAGGCGGTCATGGAGGAAGATGGCAATCGCTGGATGAACCATACCCATCATCAGGATGCGGCCAGTGGGTGCTATCATTTGTTGGCGGCTGGGACCGAAGTATACGGGAAGATTTTCAATCTCTGTGACTCGCGTCCGATGAGGCAGCGCCAAGTCTATAGTTATCTGGCGGACCATTTTGACAGACCCATGCCACCCAGCGGGCCGCGCAATACCAATCTCAAGCGAGGGTGGTCTGATAAGGCTGTCTGTAACGGGCGCATGCTTAAGCTAGGGTGGAAACCCAAATATCCTTGCTTCTTGGATGCGGTGGATGAGGTGGCAAAAAGTTTGGGGGTGAGTGTTTAG
- the grpE gene encoding nucleotide exchange factor GrpE yields MSFAMQKDNSQVSEEELVDESVEQETSGQTVDDSGKTLDEINEEIEKELEEAIEQEEQDEVVTLEAEVLKWKEAALRSAADLENFRKRMAREKQDSIRYGNQRLIEELLPVLDNFAMGMQAAEKDSGSMIYMGMQMVQKQLEGFLEGQGVQEVPVIVGSDFDPNLHDAMSQEVSAELEEGKILRVMRKGYKMGDRLVRPANVVVSKGAEESQEEEAAQ; encoded by the coding sequence ATGAGTTTCGCCATGCAGAAGGATAATTCCCAAGTATCTGAAGAGGAACTCGTAGATGAGTCCGTGGAGCAGGAGACTTCCGGCCAGACGGTCGATGACTCTGGTAAAACTTTGGATGAGATCAACGAGGAGATTGAGAAGGAGCTCGAGGAAGCTATCGAGCAAGAGGAGCAGGATGAGGTCGTGACTCTCGAAGCGGAAGTTCTGAAGTGGAAGGAAGCCGCTCTCCGCTCTGCCGCCGATCTAGAAAATTTCCGCAAGCGTATGGCCCGCGAAAAGCAGGATTCCATCCGCTACGGCAATCAGCGCCTCATTGAAGAGCTTCTCCCGGTGCTCGATAACTTTGCGATGGGTATGCAAGCTGCAGAGAAAGACAGCGGCTCCATGATCTACATGGGTATGCAGATGGTGCAGAAGCAGCTGGAAGGCTTCCTAGAAGGTCAAGGTGTCCAGGAGGTGCCTGTCATCGTAGGAAGTGATTTCGATCCGAACCTGCATGATGCGATGAGCCAAGAAGTCAGCGCTGAGCTGGAGGAAGGCAAAATTCTTCGTGTAATGCGTAAGGGTTACAAGATGGGTGACCGTTTGGTACGTCCAGCCAATGTGGTGGTTTCCAAAGGGGCTGAAGAATCTCAAGAAGAGGAGGCTGCTCAGTAA